GTATTTCTGGCTACACTCTACCTTGAAAACTGCTGCTGGGGATCCTCCCTGGTCGATCGCAGGGGCAATACTGTGATAACAATGGGAGACCGACGATCGCGAGGTTCCCTGATCCATGGCCCTGTTCACCCTCAAATCTGTTCAGAAAGACTTCGGCATTAAGGAAATTCTCCAGGATGCCAGCTTCAGCCTCGATGAAGGGGACAAGGTGGGGCTGATCGGCACCAATGGATCCGGCAAGTCCACCCTCCTTAAGTTGATTGCCGGTCTTGAACCCATTGACGGGGGCGATCGCTGGGTCAACAGCAGTGCCAAAATTGTCTATCTGCCCCAACAGCCCGATCTCGATCCCGATCGCACGGTTCTGGCCCAGGTGTTTGCGGACTGTGGACCCCAAATGGCCCTGGTGCAGGAGTATGAAGCCCTGTCGGAACGCCTCGCCCACGGAACCGCAGACGGGGATCCCGATAATCTGATGGCCCAACTGTCCCGCGTCTCCCAGGAAATCGAAGCTGCTGGGGCGTGGGACGTGGAAACCCAGGCCAAGGTCATCCTCACCAAACTGGGGATCCATGACTTTGAGGCCAAGGTGGGCACCCTGTCCGGGGGATATCGCAAACGCATTGCCATTGCTAGCGCCCTGCTCTCGGATCCCGATGCCCTGTTGATGGATGAGCCGACCAACCACCTGGATGCCCTTTCCGTGGAATGGCTGCAAAGCTACTTGGGACGCTTTCGGGGGGCTTTGCTGCTAATCACCCACGATCGCTACTTCTTAGATCAGGTTACCCATCGAATTCTGGAGATCGATCGCGGCCAACTGTTTTCCTATTCCGGCAATTATAGTTATTACCTGGGTAAAAAAGCTGAAGCCGAAGAATCGGAAGTCAGTAGCCAACGGAAATACAAGGGGGTGTTGCGGCGGGAACTGGAGTGGCTGAAGCGGGGACCCAAGGCCCGCAGTACAAAGCAAAAAGCCCGCATCGATCGCATCCATGATTTGCAAAACCAGGAGTTTCGCGAAAGTCTGGGGCAAGTTGAGATTAGTACCCCAGGGCGACGCATTGGCAAAAAGGTGATTGAAGCGGAAGGAGTGTGTAAGGGCTATGGCGATCGCACCCTGATCCGGGACTTTAGCTATTTATTCAACCCGGACGATCGGGTGGGGATCATTGGTGCCAATGGGGTGGGTAAATCGACCCTGATGGATCTGATTACGGGGCGCTTAGAACCCGATTCAGGACGCATTGAGCGGGGATCGACGATTCACATGGGTTATTTTGACCAACATTCCGATGATTTGAGCGATCGGGGCGATCAACGGGTGATTGACTATCTCAAAGGGGTGGCAGAACTGGTGACCACCGCTGATGGGTCTGTGATTACCGCGTCCCAAATGTTGGAGCGGTTCCTGTTCCCCCCCAGCCAACAATATGCCCCCATTGCCAAGCTGTCGGGGGGAGAGAAGCGCCGCCTCTTTCTGTTGCAGGTGTTGATGGCGGCTCCCAATGTGCTGATTCTGGATGAACCCACCAATGATCTGGATGTGCAAACCCTGGGGGTTTTGGAGGACTATTTGGAAGCCTTTAATGGCTGTGTGATTGTGGTGTCCCACGATCGCTATTTCCTCGATCGCACCATTAATACCCTGTTTGCCTTTGAACCCGATGGCACCCTGCGCCAGTTTCCGGGTAACTATTCGGTCTATCTGGAGTTCCAGAAAAACGCGGACACGGTAGATTCCAGCCCAGCCCCCCGCCCCCCGGCGGATCCTAAGGCCACGGCTAAGGGTTTATCCCAGACCCCTGCCCAGGCTAGTCCCAAGGCCACCCCAGCCCGCAAGTTATCCTACAAAGAACAAAAGGAGTATGAAGCCCTGGAAACCCAAATCCCCCACTGGGAAGGGGAGAAGGCCCAGTTGGAACAGGTGATCTACAATAATCCTCCCAAGGACTTTACGGAATTGCAACGGCTGACGGAACAGTTATCCCAGTTGACGGCGACGATCGAGGACGGGACTCTGCGCTGGCTGGAACTGGCAGAACGGGTTAGTTAACCCCAGCAAATTCGGTTTATCGCTGAAAGCGGGACAAGCTTAACGGGACAGTGGGGCGCGGAGCGCCCCACCTTACCGGATTAAGTTGATACCCGCAAATTCCCTTGATACAGCAACCCTAAATGGGTCGTGTGGTGTGCCCCATCAAACGGTAGACTCAGGGAGACCTGGAAACCTTAAGTGATCCTAAAGTCTTGGATGCCCATAGCCCCATGAATATCCACACGATCGCAACCCAACCCTTTTTAGACCAAAAGCCCGGAACCTCCGGCCTGCGGAAAAAAGTACCCGTCTTTCAGCAACGGCACTATCTGGAAAACTTTGTCCAGGCCATCTTCAACAGCCTCGAAGACTTTACCGGCCAAACCCTGGTGGTGGGTGGTGATGGTCGCTTTTATAATCGCCAAGCCATCCAGATCATCCTCAAAATGGCCGCTGCTAACGGCTTCGGGCGCGTCCTCGTCGGTCAGGGGGGTATCCTCTCCACCCCCGCCGCCTCCTGTATTATTCGCAAAAACAACGCCTTTGGTGGCATCATCCTCTCCGCAAGCCACAACCCCGGCGGACCCACCGAAGACTTCGGCATCAAATACAATACCGGCAATGGCGGACCCGCCCCCGAAAAAGTCACCGATGCCATCTTTGCTGCCAGCACCAGCCTCACCAGCTATTGCATCCTGGAAGCCCCCGATGTCGATCTAGACCAGATCGACAGCTTCAGCCTCGGTTCCATGACCGTGGACGTGATCGATGCCGTGGCCGACTATGGCGAGCTAATGGAGTCCCTCTTTGATTTCCCCAAAATTCGCCAACTCCTCAGCAGTGGCAACTTTCGCATGGTGATGGACTCCCTCCATGCCGTCACTGGACCCTACGCCACCGCCATCTTTGAGCAACGCCTGGGGGCCGCACCGGGCACGGTTCAAAATGGTATCCCCCTAGAAGACTTTGGCGGCGGTCACCCCGATCCCAATCTGGTCTATGCCCATGATTTAGTGGAGGTTTTGTTTGGGGACAATGCCCCCGATTTTGGGGCTGCTTCCGATGGAGACGGCGATCGCAACATGATCCTGGGCTGTCGCTTCTTCGTCAATCCCAGCGACAGCCTCGCCATCCTGGCCGCCAACGCCACCCTGGCACCGGGCTACAAAAACGGGATTGCCGGGGTAGCCCGTTCCATGCCCACCAGTGAGGCCGTCGATCGCGTTGCCGCCAAATTGGGCATTGACTGCTATGAAACCCCCACGGGCTGGAAATTCTTCGGCAACCTTATGGATGCAGGGCGGGTGACCCTGTGCGGCGAGGAAAGCTTTGGCACTGGCTCGGACCATGTGCGGGAAAAAGATGGTCTTTGGGCTGTGCTGTTTTGGTTGAATATTCTGGCGGAACGGGGCGAATCCGTTGAAGCCATCGTGACCGAACATTGGCGCACCTATGGCCGCAACTATTACTCCCGCCATGATTATGAGGGGGTGGACAGCGATCGGGCCAACACCTTGATGGATCAACTCCAGGCCCAGTTACCCAGTCTCAAGGGTCAAACCTTTGGGTCTTACACCGTGGGCTATGCCGATAATTTCAGTTACACGGATCCCATTGATGGCAGTGTTAGCCAAAACCAGGGGGTGCGCATTGGTTTCACCGATGGTTCCCGCATTGTCTTCCGCCTGTCGGGGACGGGCACCCAAGGGGCCACACTGCGGATCTATCTGGAAAGCTATGAGCCAGATGCCGCAAAACAAGGTCTCGATCCCCAGGTCGCTTTAGGGGAAATGATTGAGATTGCCGACACGATCGCCCAAATCCAAGCCCTAACAGGCCGGGATCAACCCACGGTGATCACCTAATACTCAACCCAGGCCGGGATTGTGCCCCGTTCCCACTCCATCCCTACTGTGTACCCACCTATTGATCTCCTCCTGGGTCGGGGTTCGGGGTGGGTTTGACCGGGCGATCGCCCCAGAGGATGCAAAGACTGCGAGGGGTGGGTACACGGTAGCCCTCGATCCGGGCGATCGGCAGGGGGCGATCGTCAACCCCAACCCTTGATCCGTAACTATTCAGGGGGAGACGAAGTTAGTAGGGTTTCAGCCCCACGATCGCCGGTCAGAGCCGGATCAACGGGATGCATTTCACCTTGGAACCATCGACCTCGGGTAGGGGTCGTGCCCCCGTGCCGACCCTCTTGGCAAGCCACAGCCGGGGCAACCACGGGGGGATTGCCCCTACCCAAATCGGTGAACCCACCCCAGTGAAATGGATCCTCTCAAATCGCCTAAGGTCGGTTGTCTAGAGCCTGAAACCCTCATTCTCCTGTGGCCCCCTGAATAATTACCCTTGATCCCTAGTTTCTGATGGGCTAACCGCAAGAACCCTCCAACTCTAGGCACAGAAACCGGGGATCTAGACATCCGGCCAACCCACACCCAACTATTAACGGCCCCTTTCCCCTGGGCTAACTACAAGAACAGATCAACGCCAGGAACAGCAACCGGGGAGCCATCAACCATAGCAGTTGTCAAACCCTGACAAAGAAACTAGCCCTTAGCCACGATCGAAACAAAACCGATATAATTCGTGATTTAGGCTACAAAGTATTACCCTAGCCCCATCCCCCCTTTCCCCGGAGAACACCGTGACCTTAGACACCCTAACCCCCACCTACAACACC
This region of Prochlorothrix hollandica PCC 9006 = CALU 1027 genomic DNA includes:
- a CDS encoding ABC-F family ATP-binding cassette domain-containing protein; translated protein: MALFTLKSVQKDFGIKEILQDASFSLDEGDKVGLIGTNGSGKSTLLKLIAGLEPIDGGDRWVNSSAKIVYLPQQPDLDPDRTVLAQVFADCGPQMALVQEYEALSERLAHGTADGDPDNLMAQLSRVSQEIEAAGAWDVETQAKVILTKLGIHDFEAKVGTLSGGYRKRIAIASALLSDPDALLMDEPTNHLDALSVEWLQSYLGRFRGALLLITHDRYFLDQVTHRILEIDRGQLFSYSGNYSYYLGKKAEAEESEVSSQRKYKGVLRRELEWLKRGPKARSTKQKARIDRIHDLQNQEFRESLGQVEISTPGRRIGKKVIEAEGVCKGYGDRTLIRDFSYLFNPDDRVGIIGANGVGKSTLMDLITGRLEPDSGRIERGSTIHMGYFDQHSDDLSDRGDQRVIDYLKGVAELVTTADGSVITASQMLERFLFPPSQQYAPIAKLSGGEKRRLFLLQVLMAAPNVLILDEPTNDLDVQTLGVLEDYLEAFNGCVIVVSHDRYFLDRTINTLFAFEPDGTLRQFPGNYSVYLEFQKNADTVDSSPAPRPPADPKATAKGLSQTPAQASPKATPARKLSYKEQKEYEALETQIPHWEGEKAQLEQVIYNNPPKDFTELQRLTEQLSQLTATIEDGTLRWLELAERVS
- a CDS encoding alpha-D-glucose phosphate-specific phosphoglucomutase, with amino-acid sequence MNIHTIATQPFLDQKPGTSGLRKKVPVFQQRHYLENFVQAIFNSLEDFTGQTLVVGGDGRFYNRQAIQIILKMAAANGFGRVLVGQGGILSTPAASCIIRKNNAFGGIILSASHNPGGPTEDFGIKYNTGNGGPAPEKVTDAIFAASTSLTSYCILEAPDVDLDQIDSFSLGSMTVDVIDAVADYGELMESLFDFPKIRQLLSSGNFRMVMDSLHAVTGPYATAIFEQRLGAAPGTVQNGIPLEDFGGGHPDPNLVYAHDLVEVLFGDNAPDFGAASDGDGDRNMILGCRFFVNPSDSLAILAANATLAPGYKNGIAGVARSMPTSEAVDRVAAKLGIDCYETPTGWKFFGNLMDAGRVTLCGEESFGTGSDHVREKDGLWAVLFWLNILAERGESVEAIVTEHWRTYGRNYYSRHDYEGVDSDRANTLMDQLQAQLPSLKGQTFGSYTVGYADNFSYTDPIDGSVSQNQGVRIGFTDGSRIVFRLSGTGTQGATLRIYLESYEPDAAKQGLDPQVALGEMIEIADTIAQIQALTGRDQPTVIT